The segment TTCCGGCAGGCCGGCGTGCTTGCGGAGCGGCTAAGCGGTGAAGCGTGGGACTATATCTATTCAAGCGATTTGCAGCGGGCCAGACAGACGGCGGAGACCATCGCCGGGAGGCTGGGCATCCCGCTGGCCGGTCTCCTTCCGGACATCCGGGAGATGAACGGCGGATTAATTGAAGGAACCACAGAGAGTGAGCGGATCGAGCGCTTCGGCAGCCAGTGGAAGACGATGGATCTGAAGCTGGAGAGTACGGAGCTGGCCCGTAAGCGGGGAGTCCGGGCGATTGAAGAGCTTGCTGCCCGCCATCCCGGCAGCAATGTGCTGGTAGTCAGCCACGGGGCTATTCTGCGGAGTACGCTGGCCGGACTTGTGCCTTCCCTGGATGTGAGCGTGCTGCTGAAGAACACCTCTATCACCTGCCTGGTCAAAGAGAATGACAGCTGGAGCTGTGAATTGTACAACAGCGCGAAGCATATGGACGGATAGGACGGGATATTTCCGAGCATTTCATTACAATAAAGCGCCGGTCCTGCCGATAATATGCTTAGTGCTGATCCGGTGGGGGTATTAATGTCCAGCATCCCCTGCGGGAGTTGTTCAGAATATGTTCAGTCGGATCCTGTACAGTAGCGCTTGAAAGCGATAAAACCAACAATTCATTGATAGGCTGAAGGAGGGCGTAAGACTAGTGGAAGAGGCCCGCAATTATATGCTGACGATTCTATCCATACTTATAGGGGTCCTGACCGTATATAGCACGCTCAGATTGACAAGGGATTTCTCCAGACAACCGCAAAGAACCCGGGCGGTCCGCTCGAGTCTTGTGGTGCTGGTAATTAGTGCCGGGCTTGGCGGAATGCATCTGCTGGGCAGAAGAGCCTTAACCGGCTTCACTACAGAAGGCAGAAGCCTGCTGATCTCTTTGTTCCTGTACATGCTGACACTTGCCGGTATACTATATCTGTTCCTGCGGGTGCGCATGATCCTTGGGGAGCGTGACCAGCTCAAGGAGTTGGCATACCGGGATACGCTCACCGGCCTGCTGAACAAGAACGGAATGGATCATTTCTGGGATCACTGCAAATTGAGCGAGCAGCTGTCGGTATTATATCTCGACCTGAACCGGTTCAAATCGATTAACGATACCCTCGGCCATCATACAGGGGATCTTTTACTGGAGGCCGTAGGAACCAGCCTGCAGCAATTTACCTGCAAAGGCAAGCGGCATATTTTCCGGGTGGGCGGAGATGAATTCGTCATTATCGCCAAACGCTGCAGCCGTAAGGAGTCAGAGCAGCTTGCTCTTAAGGTTCTGGAGCGCATCACCCGGACCTATAAGCTGGAGAGCCATGAATTATTCGTGTCCGCCAGTGTAGGCGTGACGATTAGCCAGGGCCGAATTGACCCGAAGCAGCTGCTTCAGGAGGCGGATTCGGCTATGTACAGTGCCAAGCAGCTGGGCAGCGGGCGTTATGCCGTATACAAGCAGGAGAGCCGTATTCCTTCCGTGAAGCTGATCAGCAGCTCAAGAGCGCAATAAATATTTCGTTCAACAGGCGGAAAACAGCTTACATTGCTGCACGCAGGTAATCTCATTCACCCGCAAGGGTGATTTTCTTCAAAATATAAGAATTTATATGTTGCACACGACAAATTATCCTTCTATTTCTCGCTGAAACGGTACCGTCCTTTAAATGGACGGTACCGTTTCCACTTGTAATAGCGGCTGCGCCATCCTATATGGACAGCGCAGCCGTGTTATATCAGTCAGACGCCTCTGGCAGCCAGCAGCCCGGCCAGAACATCAGGGTGATCGGTAATGATCCCCGCCACCTCAGCATCGATTAATGCCTGCATCCGCTCGGGATCATTAACCGTCCACGGATGATAGACAATGCCTTTCTCCGCTGCGGCATTCACGAACTCCGGCAGTACCGAGGAATGATGGGCATGCAGCGCATCTGCCTGCAAGGTGGCTGCGTAATTCCAAGGACGGTACAGCCCCTCTCCGTAGAGAATACCCGTACGGATCTCCGGTGCCAGCGACTTGCAGTATGCCAGGGAATAATGGTTGAAGCTGGAGATCACCACCCGCTCACTCATGCCCTGCTCCCTTACAGCGGCGATGACCTTCTCTTCCATGCCGGGATAGAGGAAGGTCCCGTTCTTCAGCTCGATATTAAGAATCGTCTCCCGGCCCTGCAGCAGATCCAGCAGCTCGTCCAGTGTCGGAATCCGTTCTCCTGCGAACTCAGGGCTAAACCAGGAGCCTGCATCTACCTCCAGTACTTCACGTAGCGTCTTATCCTTCACATAACCGCTGCCTGAAGTGGTGCGGTTAAGACTCTCATCATGGATCACTACCACTGCTCCGTCACTGGTCATTTGTACGTCGGTCTCAATGCCGGTTGCACCAAGCTCCAGACCCTTGCGGAAGGCCGCCATTGTGTTCTCCGGGGCGGCTGCGGATGCGCCGCGATGCGCGAAATTAATGATGTTCATGTCGAGTAGTTCCCTCCATCTCTATGATGTAATGCAGCCCGTAGTGTCCAGGCCTCTTATAGTATATTCCACATCACGTCAAGAAACCCTGTCCCCTGTTCTATAAAGGACGGGTTTCTTGAATTTTACCGTGGTACGTCCGGAAGGAATCGCTTAGAATAGACAACAACTATACTACCTACAGAAAGAAGCGATAAAGCTTGAAGTTTTGTCTGGAATGCGGAAGCCGCTTGGTAATGAAGGAATGCAATGGAGAAGGTGAGGTACCCTACTGTGATTCATGCGCCGTCTTCAGATTCCCTGTGTTCAGCACAGCGATGAGTACAGCCGTACTGAACCGGGAATTGGACAGAATCCTGCTCATCCAGCAGTATAAGCGCAAGGATTACATTCTGCTCGCCGGGTATGTGAACAAGGGGGAGAACGCCGAAGCGGCTCTGGTCCGTGAAGTGAAGGAAGAAGCGGGGCTTGAGGTCATAGCTTATGAATATATGCGCAGCCAGTATTTCGCCCCGTCCAATACATTAATGCTCAATTACATCAGTGTGGCTGACACGGAGGACCTGAGTGCCATGAGCGACGAGCTGGACCACGCAGCCTGGTTCACACTGGATGAAGCTGCGGACGCTATATTACCGGGCAGCCTCGCGGAGAGCTTCCTGCTCACCATCATTGATAAGCTGAGACAGGGGCGGGCTCTGGAGGATTTTACAGCGGCTGTCCGGTAATTGCGAATACTGAATGGTTACGGCTTCCCTTCGGGCACAACCCGCTTCGTAAGCTTTGGCAAGTGAACTATTAATAGATATGCGGGAAGAGATCAGGTATGTATGACTTCAATCGGGGTACTGGCGGAATTCACAGGTGTTCCTGAAACTGCGTTGATCCAGGCCGCGTACAGACGTCCAAGACCTACAAGCAGCAGCGGCAGAATCAGCAGCAGTACAAATCCGGTTCCGCATAGAATCCACGAGCGTTCATCTGAGGTTGTGCCGGACAGGAAGAAGAAGAACTCCGGGTCCAGCATATTCAGATCATAGGAGAATACCGATGAACTGATTCTCTGGGCCAAAGGTGACAGAAGAGCACTGAAGACAACAGCAGGCAGAACCAGCGCCAGTGTGAAGCCCAGAATACCTGCAGGCAGCAGCAGAACGCTATACAGAATTCCCCGGTACGACTCGCCTTGGCGGAGCTGCAGCCCTAATGTGCGGAGCCCCTCCCAGCGGAAGGCGGGAGCATAATCCGCCATAACAGCGGGCTGCCCGGTTCCGCTTAGGCTGTTGCCGCTGGACCAGGCTTCAACGATCTTATGTTCTCTGGACATCATGCTGCGGCACCAGGTTAAGGTTAGGGCCAGCAGAGGCAGCCCCACCCATACAATAATCAAGGGCAGGCTTGCACATAGACCTGTAACAGCAATTACGAAGGCAATGATTCCTTTGGGCAGAGAGAGGATCAGCATTTTCCACGCGTGTATACTTTGTCTTATCATTCAGGGCGCTCCATTCCGGATTTCCAAATTTCAACTTCTTCAGTATAGAGGCTTCATCCAGAGAACACACTCTCCAAAAGGCGGGAAAAATCCTGGTCGCAGGTCCAGTACTGACATAGTCAGGAATCTTCCTGTTATTTACAATGTTTATCTTTATACTAAGGGTAGAGCGGTTTATAAGGATTACGACTAAGAAGGGGAGTGTAGCAATTTATGCTGTTAGAGGTTATAGCTACTACAGTAAGTGATGCAGTCATAGCGGAGCGTTATGGTGCCGACCGGATTGAACTGATTACGGGAATCCTTGAAGGCGGATTAACGCCCAGTCTGGGACTGATCGAAGCGGTCCGGGAGAAGGTCAGTATTCCAGTGAGAGTGATGGTCAGGCCGCACGCCCGCTCCTTCGTGTATGACGCATCCGATGCAGAGACCATGCTGCGCGATATCCGGTATATAGGCGGGACAGG is part of the Paenibacillus sp. FSL M7-0420 genome and harbors:
- a CDS encoding histidine phosphatase family protein — translated: MTRIGLIRHGSTRWNQEGRVQGHTDNPLDEEGFRQAGVLAERLSGEAWDYIYSSDLQRARQTAETIAGRLGIPLAGLLPDIREMNGGLIEGTTESERIERFGSQWKTMDLKLESTELARKRGVRAIEELAARHPGSNVLVVSHGAILRSTLAGLVPSLDVSVLLKNTSITCLVKENDSWSCELYNSAKHMDG
- a CDS encoding GGDEF domain-containing protein: MEEARNYMLTILSILIGVLTVYSTLRLTRDFSRQPQRTRAVRSSLVVLVISAGLGGMHLLGRRALTGFTTEGRSLLISLFLYMLTLAGILYLFLRVRMILGERDQLKELAYRDTLTGLLNKNGMDHFWDHCKLSEQLSVLYLDLNRFKSINDTLGHHTGDLLLEAVGTSLQQFTCKGKRHIFRVGGDEFVIIAKRCSRKESEQLALKVLERITRTYKLESHELFVSASVGVTISQGRIDPKQLLQEADSAMYSAKQLGSGRYAVYKQESRIPSVKLISSSRAQ
- a CDS encoding glycerophosphodiester phosphodiesterase, which gives rise to MNIINFAHRGASAAAPENTMAAFRKGLELGATGIETDVQMTSDGAVVVIHDESLNRTTSGSGYVKDKTLREVLEVDAGSWFSPEFAGERIPTLDELLDLLQGRETILNIELKNGTFLYPGMEEKVIAAVREQGMSERVVISSFNHYSLAYCKSLAPEIRTGILYGEGLYRPWNYAATLQADALHAHHSSVLPEFVNAAAEKGIVYHPWTVNDPERMQALIDAEVAGIITDHPDVLAGLLAARGV
- a CDS encoding NAD(+) diphosphatase, whose product is MKECNGEGEVPYCDSCAVFRFPVFSTAMSTAVLNRELDRILLIQQYKRKDYILLAGYVNKGENAEAALVREVKEEAGLEVIAYEYMRSQYFAPSNTLMLNYISVADTEDLSAMSDELDHAAWFTLDEAADAILPGSLAESFLLTIIDKLRQGRALEDFTAAVR
- a CDS encoding sensor domain-containing protein codes for the protein MIRQSIHAWKMLILSLPKGIIAFVIAVTGLCASLPLIIVWVGLPLLALTLTWCRSMMSREHKIVEAWSSGNSLSGTGQPAVMADYAPAFRWEGLRTLGLQLRQGESYRGILYSVLLLPAGILGFTLALVLPAVVFSALLSPLAQRISSSVFSYDLNMLDPEFFFFLSGTTSDERSWILCGTGFVLLLILPLLLVGLGRLYAAWINAVSGTPVNSASTPIEVIHT